ATAAAATTAATGTTTTTTACTTATCTATAAAAAAGTGTCACTAACATAACAGAATAGCACATTATTTGCCTATTGAAAAGCTATACGTACTCTTTTATCCACATGTGCATAGTCTTTTAATTTGTTTGAAAACTCCCCTATTAAAAAATGTAGTTATGCACAGGTGGATAACCTGTGTTTTTATTCTTCTCTGCTTATCCACAAAAAAAACGTACAAGAAACATTTTCTGTTTCTTGTACGTTTTTAAATTTATTTTGCTGGTTTAATTACTACATACCGATTCGGTTCTATACCTTCCGAATCCGTCTCTATACTCTTATTAGTTTGCAGAGCACTATGAATTATTTTTCTTTCATAAGAAGGCATCGGTTCTAATGAAACTGGTTTGTGTATCTTAATAGCCTTATCTGCCAGCCGATCGGCTAACTGCTCTAGTGTAATCCTTCGCCGGTTACGATAACCCTCAGCGTCAATGATTACATTATAACGCTCTTTTTTACCACGATTTAAAACAAGTTGTACAAGATATTGCAACGCATTTAAAGTCTGTCCTCGTTTTCCAATTAACATCGCGATCTTTTCACCTGATAACTCAAAGGTTATTGTATTACCACGTGTTATTCTTTCAATAAAAACGTCATCAGAAAAAGCACTAACTAGGCGCTTCAAATACGTTTCCGCCTGCTCTATAGGGTTTTCTTCAATTGTTACTTTTACAATTGCACGTTTACTACCGAATAGTCCAAATAATCCTTTTTTACCTGAATCGATAATTGTTATCTTTACTTGGTCCTCTGTGGTGTTTAACTGCTTTAGTGCTGATTGGACCGCATCTTCGACTGTTTGTCCAGAAGCAGTTACCTGTCTCACTATTTATTTCCTCCCGTTTCTGGTTCCTTATCTTTCATCATAGGTCCACGAACGAAAATAGTTTGTAATACCATAAATATGTTTCCAACTACCCAGTACAATGATAAAGCTGTCGGGAAGAAGACTGCCATAACACCAATCATTATTGGCATCATGTAAAGCATCATTTGCATTTGTGGCATAGCAGCATTTTGTGTTGTATTCGTTCCTGCCATCATCAATTTTTGCTGTAAGAAAGTCGCACCAGCTGCAACGATCGGTAGGATATAGTATGGATCAGGTTCACTTAACTGAAACCATAAAAAACTACCCTCATCTAAATGTGGTGTTCGCATAATTGCATGATAAAAAGCAATTAAAATTGGCATCTGTACAATAATTGGTAAACAACCAGCCATTGGATTAACACCGTTTTTTTGGAATAACTCCA
The nucleotide sequence above comes from Paraliobacillus zengyii. Encoded proteins:
- the jag gene encoding RNA-binding cell elongation regulator Jag/EloR — protein: MRQVTASGQTVEDAVQSALKQLNTTEDQVKITIIDSGKKGLFGLFGSKRAIVKVTIEENPIEQAETYLKRLVSAFSDDVFIERITRGNTITFELSGEKIAMLIGKRGQTLNALQYLVQLVLNRGKKERYNVIIDAEGYRNRRRITLEQLADRLADKAIKIHKPVSLEPMPSYERKIIHSALQTNKSIETDSEGIEPNRYVVIKPAK
- the spoIIIJ gene encoding YidC family membrane integrase SpoIIIJ, yielding MRKKVLLFAALIGLLVLLSGCGDIETDITSESTGFWAQYFVYPLSWVIIKVADFFSGSYGLSIVVVTIAIRLVLLPLNIKQLKSSKGMQAIQPELQKVREKYSSKDAQTQQKLQKETMELFQKNGVNPMAGCLPIIVQMPILIAFYHAIMRTPHLDEGSFLWFQLSEPDPYYILPIVAAGATFLQQKLMMAGTNTTQNAAMPQMQMMLYMMPIMIGVMAVFFPTALSLYWVVGNIFMVLQTIFVRGPMMKDKEPETGGNK